Proteins encoded in a region of the Panicum hallii strain FIL2 chromosome 3, PHallii_v3.1, whole genome shotgun sequence genome:
- the LOC112887006 gene encoding uncharacterized protein LOC112887006, with the protein MTLREKAAQMAQIERTVASARALAELGAGSVLNGGGSAPGNRSPACWTGMIDGMQRLALFSRLGVPILYGTDAVHGHNNVYGATVFPHNVGLGAARDPELLRKIGEATALEVRATGIHWTFAPCVAVCRDPRWGRCYESYSEDPEMVRSLTTSVTGLQGQPPADHPHGYPFLASIREKVLACAKHFVGDGGTDSGINEGNTICSYNDLENIHMAPYLDCIAQGVATVMASHSKWNGERLHSCRYLLTDVLKGKLGFKGFVISDWEGIDKLCEPRVAQGSDYRYCIKQSVNAGMDMIMIPYRFEEFLENLVFLVETGEIPMSRIDDAVERILRVKFISGVFEHPFSDPSLLDMVGCKEHRLLAREAVRKSMVLLKNGKNQKEPFLPLATNVKRILVTGTHADDIGLQCGGWTIGWNGESGKITPGTSILEAIKESVGVQTEVVYEACATEATIATGQFSYAVVVVGEVPYAETVGDRTDLSIPFNGSDLITHVASRIPTLVIVVSGRPLDIETQVLATIDALVAAWLPGTEGMGIADCLFGHHDFVGTLPVTWHRSVDQLPLNAGDANYDPLFPVGYGLKMFEK; encoded by the exons ATGACCCTGCGGGAGAAGGCGGCGCAGATGGCCCAGATCGAGCGCACGGTCGCGTCGGCGCGCGCCCTCGCGGAGCTCGGCGCGGGAAGCGTCCtcaacggcggcggcagcgcgcccGGCAACCGCTCACCCGCGTGCTGGACCGGCATGATCGACGGCATGCAGCGCCTCGCGCTCTTCTCCCGCCTCGGCGTCCCCATCCTCTACGGCACCGACGCCGTCCACGGCCACAACAACGTCTACGGCGCTACCGTCTTTCCCCACAATGTCGGCCTCGGCGCCGCCAG GGATCCGGAGCTCCTGCGTAAGATCGGCGAGGCGACGGCGCTGGAGGTCCGCGCCACCGGCATCCACTGGACATTCGCACCCTGCGTCGCT GTCTGCCGGGATCCGAGGTGGGGAAGATGCTACGAGAGCTACAGCGAGGACCCGGAGATGGTGCGCTCGTTGACCACCAGTGTTACCGGCCTGCAGGGGCAGCCACCAGCCGACCACCCTCATGGCTACCCGTTCCTGGCTTCCATTAG GGAGAAGGTACTTGCTTGTGCCAAACATTTCGTAGGAGATGGTGGCACAGACAGTGGAATCAATGAGGGGAACACCATCTGCTCCTACAATGATTTAGAAAACATCCATATGGCACCTTACCTTGACTGCATAGCACAAGGGGTGGCAACGGTGATGGCGTCCCACTCCAAGTGGAACGGGGAGCGATTGCATTCGTGCCGTTATTTGCTGACAGATGTTCTCAAGGGCAAGTTAGGCTTCAAG GGTTTTGTGATTTCAGATTGGGAGGGCATTGACAAGCTCTGTGAGCCTCGAGTTGCTCAAGGGTCCGATTATCGGTATTGCATTAAGCAGTCGGTTAATGCTGGAATGGACATG ATTATGATACCTTACAGATTTGAGGAGTTTCTGGAGAATCTAGTGTTCTTGGTGGAGACAGGGGAGATACCTATGTCTCGGATTGATGACGCAGTCGAGCGGATTCTGAGGGTCAAGTTCATTTCTGGAGTGTTTGAGCATCCATTTTCAGACCCGTCTCTGCTGGACATGGTTGGTTGTAAG GAACATCGGTTGTTGGCGCGTGAGGCTGTTCGCAAGTCTATGGTACTTCTAAAAAATGGCAAAAATCAGAAGGAACCATTCCTTCCATTGGCCACAAATGTAAAAAGGATACTGGTTACCGGAACACATGCAGACGATATTGGACTTCAGTGTGGTGGATGGACAATAGGATGGAATGGAGAAAGTGGAAAAATAACTCCTG GAACAAGCATACTGGAGGCCATAAAAGAATCAGTGGGAGTGCAAACTGAGGTTGTGTATGAGGCATGTGCAACAGAAGCTACAATTGCAACTGGGCAGTTTTCCTACGCTGTTGTTGTGGTTGGAGAGGTTCCATACGCTGAAACTGTAGGAGACAGAACTGACCTTAGTATTCCGTTTAATGGGTCTGACCTTATCACCCATGTTGCAAGTAGAATCCCTACCCTGGTGATTGTTGTATCTGGAAGGCCCTTGGATATTGAAACACAAGTTCTGGCGACGATTGATGCTCTAGTTGCTGCCTGGCTACCTGGAACAGAGGGCATGGGGATTGCCGATTGCCTATTTGGACATCATGATTTTGTTGGCACGTTGCCTGTGACGTGGCATAGGTCCGTTGATCAGTTGCCTCTAAATGCTGGAGATGCTAACTATGACCCTTTATTCCCTGTTGGTTATGGGTTGAAAATGTTTGAAAAATGA
- the LOC112884114 gene encoding CASP-like protein 4B4, with protein MADVEKGAPVPAATPVEGGEAADGGRSAGVVGAALRRWRAQDLLERSGSALRAGAWALSLLAFLVMACNEHGDWKQFDRYEEYRYIVAVGLLAFVYTTLQLLRHAVRLTGGQDLQPKSGLLVDFAGDQVTAYLMMSALSAAIPITNRMREGADNVFTDSSAASISMAFFAFVCLAVSAIISGFKLAKQTYI; from the exons ATGGCCGACGTCGAGAAGGGCGCCCCCGTGCCCGCCGCCACCCCGGTCGAGGGCGGCGAGGCCGCGGACGGCGGGAGGAGCGCCGGCGTGGTGGGCGCCGCgctgcggcggtggcgggcgcaggacctcctggagCGGTCGGGGTCCGCGCTGCGCGCCGGGGCGTGGGCGCTCTCCCTGCTGGCGTTCCTCGTCATGGCCTGCAACGAGCACGGCGACTGGAAGCAGTTCGACCGCTACGAGGAGTACAG GTACATCGTGGCCGTCGGGCTGCTGGCCTTCGTTTACACGACGCTGCAGCTGCTCCGGCACGCCGTCCGCCTCACCGGCGGCCAGGACCTGCAGCCCAAGTCCGGCCTCCTCGTCGACTTCGCCGGGGACCAG GTTACAGCCTACCTGATGATGTCGGCGCTTTCGGCCGCGATCCCGATCACCAACCGCATGCGCGAGGGCGCGGACAACGTGTTCACCGACTCGTCGGCGGCGTCCATcagcatggccttcttcgccttcgTCTGCCTCGCGGTCTCCGCCATCATCTCCGGCTTCAAGCTTGCCAAGCAGACATACATCTGA